A region of the Chryseobacterium gotjawalense genome:
CAGAACAACGACGAGCACTGCAATAATGAGCGCCTGTTTTTCTAAAAAAGGAATGTTGAAAACGGCAGGTGAAAAATATTCTTCTAGTTTAAATGAAAATCCCACTGCATCTACGGCTTTTACAAAACCTGATGCAATAAAAACTAATGCAATTGCAATTCTTAGTGTATTTCTCAACATATCAATTCAATTATAGTGGTTTGGAAACTTCTTTTTCTTCAGAGAATTTTATCAGGCAGAAAACCGCATAATTCAGCATATCAAAATAATTGGCGTCAATTCCTTCGGAAACTAAAGTTATACCGGAGTTGTCTTCTATCTGTTTGGTTCTCAGTACTTTTTGATAGATCAGATCGGTAATTGATGAGATCCGCATTTCGCGCCAGGCTTCTCCGTAATCGTGATTTTTTCTCAGCATTAATTCTTTGGCTTCACGAGCAAACTGGTCATACATTTTCAGGATTTCATTGCGATCCTGTTTGAAATCATCTGCAAAGCCTTTCTCTAACTGGATTAATCCGATAATAGAGTAGTTTACAATAGCGATAAAATTTTCTTCTTCTGATTCGCCGACTTTAGAAATTGCCGTGGTTTGGAAATTTCTTAAACTTTTAACTTTAATGAAAATCTGATCTGTTAATGATGAAGTTCGTAAAACTCGAAATGATGCGCCGTAATCAGACAGTTTATTACTGAATAATTCGCGGCAGACGTTGATAACTTCGTCGAACTGTTGTGATGTTTTTTGCATAAGATTTCTAAACTTTTCAAAGATAAGAATTTCGTTTGAGAGTTGTTGGTTGATCTTGGTCAGAAATCGTATTTTTGTCAAATGAATACTGAAATTCCGAAACCGCAATCTTCCAATTTTTCAACTCTAAATTGCCATGGTCATTTAGTCGCTTTATCAGAACCTAAAGTGATGGGAATCCTCAATATCACGCCGGATTCGTTTTCCGATGGAGGAAAATTCAATACCGAAAAGGCAGCGCTTTTACATGCCGAAAAAATGATTACTGACGGAGCTTCGATCATCGATCTCGGCGCACAGTCGACCAGACCAAATGCCGAATTTTTAAGTTCAAAAGAAGAAATTTCAAGAATAGGAAATCTGATCTCTATAATTAAAAAAGAATTTCCACACATTTTAATTTCATTAGACACGTTTTATTCTGAAACGGTAAAGTTTGGTTTTGATGAAGGATTGGATTTGGTCAATGATATTTCAGGCGGAATGTTTGATGACAAAATGTTCGAAAAAGTTGCCGAAACAGGACTTCCATATATTTTAATGCACATTAACCCGACTTATGAATCGATGCATGAAAAGCTCATTCATGACGATATTATCCTCCATATCAATTGTTATTTTTCTGAAAAGATTCAAAAATTAAGAAGTTTCGGAATTAAGGACATCATTCTCGATCCCGGTTTTGGATTCGGGAAAACTGTGGAGCAGCAACATCAGATGATTGATGAAACGGAGATGATCGGATTTGGTGAATATCCTTTGTTAATCGGTATTTCCCGAAAATCATTTATTTATAAACCTTTAGGAAAATCGCCTTTAGATATTCAGGAAGAAACGCAGAAAATCCATTTAAAAATTCTGCAAAAAGGAGCAAAAATCCTGCGTGTTCACGATGTTTTGGCAACTAAAAAAACAATTGATTTGTTTTTGAAAAAGTAATGGAATAAAAGACATCAAACTTTATTTTAAACCACAAATCTGACAAAAGAAAATCTGAAAATAAGAACTTCCGAAGGCGAAAAAAAATAACTTTTTAGAGCAGTTTCCTTATTTTTCCTTTAGAAAAACTTAAAAATGTTCATCGCCATTGTGACTTTTGTGGTTTTTAAAACAAATTTAAACAGGTTCTACTTATTTCTAATTCAATCCAGACAGTTTTTCAGAATATTCCTCCGCAAACTGTTTTCGGTCTTCATCCAGTTTCTCCAAATTATCGGGAAGCAGGTAACTGAACAGAATCTTTTCTTCATCATCTAAAAAGATGATTTCTTTTTCTTCGCCATCGATCATTTGGGCGAAAATCTCCCACATCGAGGTATCTTTCATCTTTAATAATTCAAAAAAAGAACTTGCTTTAATCTGTATATTTTTCATTTCTAAAATCCTAAAAAATTGAGTTTTAACTGTATGGCGAAATTTTCTTTAAAGGTTGGAGTGGCGTAATATCCCACGCGGTAGAAGAATCCTAAATTGAAAGGACTCCCTAAAAAGTTGTTGGCTTCTAAACCGATTTCCTGATAAAAATGGTCGAGTTTCTGAAAATCAAACTGATGAATTTCCGGATTTTTCATATCGCCCGTAATTCCACGGTACACCATATCGAAACTGGAAATTTTCTTTCCGAAAGTGCTGAAATAATAGGGGATTCTGTGCGTTAAATAATAACCTACGAACTTGTCATTATAATATTTGCCGCCTTCCATCGTGGCAAAACCGAGGTAAGAAGTAAGGTTGAAATTAAGAGAACTTTCGCCATTTCCTAAACCGTTAACCGCGTACTGATGCCAAATCGGCGCATTTCCGATACTCAGACCGGTATACAAACGAGCACCCGTAACACCGATTTTGGTTTTGAAAATGTGTTGAATCAGAAAGTCAAATCTGCTGAAACCGAAGTCTCCGCCTAAAGTTTTTATACCTTGTTCGTAATTGAAATAAAACTCCGGATAGTTCTGTTCATACGTTAACTTTCCTGATGGCGTCATCATACTTTTAGAATTCGGTGAATATTTCAGGGTAAGTTGCGTTGCGACATTTTCAAAACGATTTCCGAGATTGTTGTAACTGTAATCGAATTTTGCTTCCTCGCGATCTCTCTTGGCAGAAACTCTCAGAGTCAGCGAATTAGACAGATCATTTTCGTAGGACACTTTAAAACCTTCGAAATGGTAGAATCTGTCATTGTTTAAGTCCACACCGGAATTATTGATTTTCATTTTAAAGTTCCAGAGATTTTCATTGAAACGTCCCGCCGCATCGACGTCGTTATAATATTCGCCCCGGAAAAAAGAAGTTTTGTCTAACGTTGTTTTGATATCGATTCCGGCACCATATTTCCAGGAAGAATCTTTGAATCCATAAGCGATATAGGCGTCGGGTGAAATATATTTGTTGAATTTTTCATTCATTTTAATGCCTGCACCCAGACGAAAACCTTCGTATTGATTGTATTTCAGCAGTTGAAGTGCATCAAAATCTACATTCCCAACTCTGATTTTGCCTTTGAGAAAACCGGTAAAAACATTCAATTTCTGATCGAGGTTGTATTTTTTTCCTACGCTGTCGATTTTGGAATAGGTCATTTTTTCGCGTGTTGTCAAAGAATCTGTTCTGTATTTTTCCAGAATATCTCCGGCGGTGTTTTTTACCGACATTGAATATCCCGAAAAATCTTTTTTATTCTCGTCAACGGAAGTTTTAAAATCGAAATAATCTGCCCTCACAAAAACGTAGTTTCCAAACTGTTTTTTCAATTTTTCGTCTGAATCATCCTTTTTCTTTTTGTCCGTTTTGTTGACGTCAAAAACGGTGGATCCCATTTTTATTTTAAAATTTTCTTTGAGCAAAAACCATTTGTTGTCGATGGGTTTCCAGATGCTTGTGATTGATCCTTCACTTTTTTTCTTGCTGTTGCTTTCGATTTTTTTCAGGCCATAAGTTTCGGCGTCGACGTAGATATAACCGTTGAATTTTCGTTTCTGCACCGGGTTTTTATAATCGGTCTGGCGAAAACGGATTACATAATTTTTTCTGCCTTCAATCTCGATACTGTCTGTCAGAAAGTAGCGGTAAAGAGTCCGGTTTTCCTCCTGGATTTCTTTGGGAATTTTATTTCTGTTAGAGCGCAGCGCCAGCATTTCGTAAACCGGTTGTTTTAAACCAGCCACACGATTGTCCAGAATATTGATTTTTTCGCCGTATTTTTTGGAATATAAAAACTCAGAAGCTCTTTCCCAAAGAAACAATTTACTCTCAGTCATCAGTTTCATCACATTCAGATTTTCTAATGAATCTTTCTTTTTTTCGGCAGATTGTATCGCGACAGGAACTGTTTTCAGTGAATCAAGACGGTGATTCAAATATTGACTGTACTGCTTAATACTGTCTTCATCGAAGTCGAAAGAAATTTTCTCATAAGATTTAAAGGAGTAGGAGTCTAAACTTTGCGGTGAATTATTTTTGAAATTATCATTTACTTTCTGTAAAATTCTCAACGCGCGCGGGTCACTTTTATCAGAAATGATGACTCCTTCAATCGACTGGGTTTTAGGATCGTTTTTAGAAAGAGAAATTTCCATCACTTTATCAACCACGGCTTCGTCTTCATAAAAGCCCGGAGCTTTTACTTGTACTTTTTCACATTTTGTTTTGAAGGTTAAAGTGCCTTCAGTATTGGTTTTACCAAAAAGTTTTCCTTTACAAAAAATGGAAGCATTGGGAATCGGTGTTCCTTCACCCGTTTTTAAAACCGTAATTTTAGATTGTCCGAAGAAGAAAAGACCAATAAATAAAAAGAGAATTGCACTGTGTTTTTTCATAGAAAACAAAAGTATTCAAAAAAATTAAAATTCAATGCAGATTACGTGTTAAGACTCATAAACTTTAACTATTAGGAAATTCGTCCCCATTTATTTTTTCCTTTGTATTGTTTCGCATAATAGGTTCGTAATTCGAAATTTTCAGGATGTTCTAGATGAGGATCATTTTTGAGTAATTTTTCAACGGTCAATTTTGCAGCTTTGATGATTTTGCCGTCTGCCACTAAATCGAGTTTTTTAAAATCGACAACACCACTTTGCTGGGTTCCGAGAATATCGCCGGGACCGCGCAGTTTCATATCAACTTCTGAAATCTTAAAACCGTCATTCGTTTCGACCATTGTTTTCATCCGGGTTCGGCTGTCACTGGAAAGTTTATCGGAAGTGACCAAAATACAGTAACTCTGTTCGGCACCGCGACCCACTCTTCCGCGAAGTTGATGAAGTTGGGACAGGCCAAATCTTTCGGCACTTTCAATAATCATCACCGACGCATTGGGAACATTTACACCGACTTCGATGACCGTGGTTGCAACCATAATATGGGCTTTTCCGGAAGCGAAATACTGCATCGCTGCTTCTTTTTCAGCAGGTTTCATTCGGCCGTGAAGCATAGTTACATTAAATCCTTCATAAAATTCGATGATATGTTCTAAGTTTTCTAATAAATTTTTATAATCCAAAGTTTCGGATTCTTCAATTAAAGGATAAACGAAATAGATTTGACGGCCTTTTTCAATCTCCTCTTTGGCAAAACGAAAAATCGATAATCGGTCTTTTTCCCGACGGCGTGCGGTGATAATGGCTTTTCTGCCGACCGGTAGTTCATCGATGACCGACACATCTAAATCACTGTAAAAACTCATCGCTAAAGTCCGTGGAATCGGCGTTGCAGTCATGACGAGAATGTGCGGAGCGATTTTGTTTTTCGCCCATAATTTCGCTCTTTGCGCCACACCAAACCGATGTTGCTCATCAATAATGGCGAGACCTAAATTTTTAAATTGTACGATATCTTCTAAAACCGCGTGCGTTCCGATCAGAATTGAAAGTTCACCGGAAAGAAGTTCCTGATGAATAACTTTTCGATCCGACGTTTTGGTTGAACCTGTTAACAACCGGACTTTAATATCTGTTTTTTCTAAAAGTTCCTGAATGGAATTAAAATGCTGCTGCGCCAGAATTTCTGTCGGAGCCATCATGCAGCTCTGAAAACCGTTATCCAGAGCGATCAACATCGAAAGAAGCGCTACCATGGTTTTTCCGGAACCTACATCGCCTTGAAGAAGCCGGTTCATCTGAATCGGTTTTTTCAGATCAGTCCGGATTTCCTTTAAAACTCTTTTTTGGGCATTGGTCAGTTCAAAAGGAATGAATTCGTTGTAAAACTGATTGAAATTTTCACCGATTTTCGGGAAAGGATTTCCAGCTACGGACGTTTTATGATGTTGCTTTTTTAAACCATACCCTAACTGGAAAAAAAAGGCTTCTTCAAATTTGACTCTGTTTTCTGCATGTTGAAAATGAACGAGATCTTTCGGGAAATGAATATGGTATAAAGCGGGAATTCTTCCGATTAAGTTCAAACTTTTCATTAAGGAACCGGGTAGGTTTTCCGAAACTAAATTGGGCAGGTTTTTAACAATGTCAGCGATTACCGTTTGAAAAAACTTGTTATTTAATCCACGCTTCGAGAGTTTTTCACTGCCGGGATAAATCGGCAAGAGCGTTCCTGAAAGGGCTTTCTTTTCATCGGCTTCGATTTCGGGATGAGGCATTGAGAAAATCCCGTTGAATTCATTGATTTTACCAAAGACGAACATTTCCTGATTGAGGGGAATTTGTTCTTTCATCCATTTTGAATACCGAAACCAGACGAGATCCAGCGTGCCCGAATCATCACGGAATTTAGCCGTTAATCTCTTCTGACCTTTGCCGTAAGCCACTTCCTGAATATCGGTAATCTTGCCTTTAAATTGGATTTCAGCATCGGGTTCTGTTCTTAAATCGCCTATTTTATGAACTTTGCTTTTATCAATATATCTTAAAGGATAAAAAGTTAGAAAATCTTCCACAGTCGTAAATCCTAAAACATTTTTAATGAATTTGGCGCGTTCGGGACCGATTCCCTTTAAAAATTCTATGGGAGTTTCTAAAGTCAATATTAAAAAAAAAGCGTATTGAAAGTCAAGGAGCGAATTTCGTTAAAATAAGAAAGACTTCCAAAAAATATTTGAAAGTCTTCTTTACTGTTATTTAAGAATCACCGTTAATCTTTAATACTTGATTTGAATTTTTTCTGATAA
Encoded here:
- a CDS encoding DUF1599 domain-containing protein, whose amino-acid sequence is MQKTSQQFDEVINVCRELFSNKLSDYGASFRVLRTSSLTDQIFIKVKSLRNFQTTAISKVGESEEENFIAIVNYSIIGLIQLEKGFADDFKQDRNEILKMYDQFAREAKELMLRKNHDYGEAWREMRISSITDLIYQKVLRTKQIEDNSGITLVSEGIDANYFDMLNYAVFCLIKFSEEKEVSKPL
- a CDS encoding DUF5686 family protein, with product MKKHSAILFLFIGLFFFGQSKITVLKTGEGTPIPNASIFCKGKLFGKTNTEGTLTFKTKCEKVQVKAPGFYEDEAVVDKVMEISLSKNDPKTQSIEGVIISDKSDPRALRILQKVNDNFKNNSPQSLDSYSFKSYEKISFDFDEDSIKQYSQYLNHRLDSLKTVPVAIQSAEKKKDSLENLNVMKLMTESKLFLWERASEFLYSKKYGEKINILDNRVAGLKQPVYEMLALRSNRNKIPKEIQEENRTLYRYFLTDSIEIEGRKNYVIRFRQTDYKNPVQKRKFNGYIYVDAETYGLKKIESNSKKKSEGSITSIWKPIDNKWFLLKENFKIKMGSTVFDVNKTDKKKKDDSDEKLKKQFGNYVFVRADYFDFKTSVDENKKDFSGYSMSVKNTAGDILEKYRTDSLTTREKMTYSKIDSVGKKYNLDQKLNVFTGFLKGKIRVGNVDFDALQLLKYNQYEGFRLGAGIKMNEKFNKYISPDAYIAYGFKDSSWKYGAGIDIKTTLDKTSFFRGEYYNDVDAAGRFNENLWNFKMKINNSGVDLNNDRFYHFEGFKVSYENDLSNSLTLRVSAKRDREEAKFDYSYNNLGNRFENVATQLTLKYSPNSKSMMTPSGKLTYEQNYPEFYFNYEQGIKTLGGDFGFSRFDFLIQHIFKTKIGVTGARLYTGLSIGNAPIWHQYAVNGLGNGESSLNFNLTSYLGFATMEGGKYYNDKFVGYYLTHRIPYYFSTFGKKISSFDMVYRGITGDMKNPEIHQFDFQKLDHFYQEIGLEANNFLGSPFNLGFFYRVGYYATPTFKENFAIQLKLNFLGF
- the recG gene encoding ATP-dependent DNA helicase RecG, which translates into the protein MTLETPIEFLKGIGPERAKFIKNVLGFTTVEDFLTFYPLRYIDKSKVHKIGDLRTEPDAEIQFKGKITDIQEVAYGKGQKRLTAKFRDDSGTLDLVWFRYSKWMKEQIPLNQEMFVFGKINEFNGIFSMPHPEIEADEKKALSGTLLPIYPGSEKLSKRGLNNKFFQTVIADIVKNLPNLVSENLPGSLMKSLNLIGRIPALYHIHFPKDLVHFQHAENRVKFEEAFFFQLGYGLKKQHHKTSVAGNPFPKIGENFNQFYNEFIPFELTNAQKRVLKEIRTDLKKPIQMNRLLQGDVGSGKTMVALLSMLIALDNGFQSCMMAPTEILAQQHFNSIQELLEKTDIKVRLLTGSTKTSDRKVIHQELLSGELSILIGTHAVLEDIVQFKNLGLAIIDEQHRFGVAQRAKLWAKNKIAPHILVMTATPIPRTLAMSFYSDLDVSVIDELPVGRKAIITARRREKDRLSIFRFAKEEIEKGRQIYFVYPLIEESETLDYKNLLENLEHIIEFYEGFNVTMLHGRMKPAEKEAAMQYFASGKAHIMVATTVIEVGVNVPNASVMIIESAERFGLSQLHQLRGRVGRGAEQSYCILVTSDKLSSDSRTRMKTMVETNDGFKISEVDMKLRGPGDILGTQQSGVVDFKKLDLVADGKIIKAAKLTVEKLLKNDPHLEHPENFELRTYYAKQYKGKNKWGRIS
- the folP gene encoding dihydropteroate synthase, which produces MNTEIPKPQSSNFSTLNCHGHLVALSEPKVMGILNITPDSFSDGGKFNTEKAALLHAEKMITDGASIIDLGAQSTRPNAEFLSSKEEISRIGNLISIIKKEFPHILISLDTFYSETVKFGFDEGLDLVNDISGGMFDDKMFEKVAETGLPYILMHINPTYESMHEKLIHDDIILHINCYFSEKIQKLRSFGIKDIILDPGFGFGKTVEQQHQMIDETEMIGFGEYPLLIGISRKSFIYKPLGKSPLDIQEETQKIHLKILQKGAKILRVHDVLATKKTIDLFLKK